In Desulfosoma caldarium, the following are encoded in one genomic region:
- a CDS encoding OmpA/MotB family protein translates to MPNSKSSRKNKSGGDEGPAAEGWLTTYCDLCTLLLTFFVLLLSMSVLDNIRQKQALNSLVGAFGFLPGGRTAIGKPTGMDISEFEAPMETKALDFDVLREVTMKNELDKEVEIIKKDETLTIVLHQKILFEPGSFDLKPAARTYLSQLVPYLAKDSREIEIGGHTDRFEKIEDPSWEKSSWMISTKRAMAVYRFLLSQGLEPKRVSAHGFSYEKPLVDGIQYPHLRHRNSRVEIVLTYSRHLPASLLHEDPTPSPYFNYKNFFFRLFPMPEKSSQPQNRPPTVATQKTKERG, encoded by the coding sequence ATGCCGAACTCGAAATCATCTAGAAAAAATAAATCCGGCGGAGATGAAGGACCTGCCGCCGAAGGTTGGCTCACAACTTACTGTGACCTTTGTACGCTGCTGCTGACCTTTTTCGTCCTGCTTCTCAGCATGTCCGTTTTGGACAACATACGCCAAAAACAAGCCCTCAATTCCCTCGTGGGCGCCTTTGGTTTCCTGCCCGGAGGACGCACGGCCATCGGTAAACCCACAGGCATGGACATTAGTGAGTTTGAAGCCCCAATGGAAACCAAAGCCCTCGACTTCGACGTGTTACGAGAAGTGACTATGAAAAACGAACTGGACAAGGAAGTCGAAATCATCAAGAAGGACGAGACCCTCACCATCGTCCTTCATCAAAAAATCCTCTTTGAACCCGGCTCCTTCGATCTCAAACCCGCAGCCCGCACTTATCTGTCGCAGCTCGTGCCCTATCTTGCCAAGGATTCTCGGGAAATCGAAATCGGCGGACATACAGACCGCTTCGAAAAAATTGAGGATCCCAGCTGGGAAAAGTCATCCTGGATGATTTCCACAAAGCGGGCCATGGCCGTTTATCGCTTCCTGTTGTCGCAAGGATTGGAGCCCAAACGCGTCAGTGCCCACGGGTTCAGTTACGAAAAACCCTTGGTGGACGGCATTCAATACCCCCATCTTCGACATCGGAACTCAAGAGTGGAAATCGTTCTAACCTACAGCCGTCATCTGCCGGCAAGCCTGCTTCACGAAGACCCCACACCCAGTCCCTATTTCAATTACAAGAACTTCTTCTTCCGGTTGTTCCCTATGCCGGAAAAGAGTTCACAACCCCAGAACAGACCACCTACGGTTGCCACGCAGAAAACCAAAGAGCGCGGGTAA
- a CDS encoding DVU0524 family FlgM-associated protein codes for MKVTDYHVQSVLRTYTRQLQKSRLAATFAGGEKTERPAEEKVTISEEARRRLIRDRVTSQVLKKQAYEGPFDISPMSE; via the coding sequence ATGAAGGTCACCGACTATCACGTGCAGAGCGTGCTTCGAACTTATACCCGTCAGTTGCAGAAGTCTCGACTGGCTGCTACCTTTGCCGGTGGGGAAAAGACTGAAAGGCCTGCCGAGGAAAAGGTCACCATCTCGGAAGAAGCAAGGCGGCGCCTGATTCGTGATCGCGTGACCAGCCAGGTCCTGAAAAAACAAGCCTATGAAGGGCCTTTCGACATTTCCCCCATGTCAGAATAG
- a CDS encoding OmpA/MotB family protein, whose product MAKKKKKTEDEGGGATWMVTFSDLSTLLLTFFVLLLSMSSLNEKAIRSTFQNFDKTSGILFFKEMQKIRKSPDMVIQDLIKSLKSVYIADVRRLDEVSKTPWKKDFKLVVSSGNALLVKKRWNPGDFSFIFGDQLLFESGSAELKPSAYPILDKFARFLNEASYTAYVDGHTDNVPINSPEFSSNEELALARGYAVLNYLSTHGQVPSTKLALAGYGETQPLAGNDTPEGRQLNRRVEIIFEKIK is encoded by the coding sequence ATGGCGAAAAAAAAGAAAAAAACGGAAGACGAGGGAGGCGGTGCCACGTGGATGGTGACCTTTTCGGATCTGTCCACCCTGCTTCTCACCTTCTTCGTTCTGCTTCTGAGCATGTCGTCTTTAAATGAGAAAGCCATTCGAAGCACCTTTCAAAATTTCGACAAAACCAGCGGGATTCTCTTTTTCAAAGAAATGCAAAAAATCCGTAAGAGTCCCGACATGGTCATCCAAGACCTCATCAAGAGCCTTAAAAGCGTCTACATTGCAGATGTCCGGCGACTCGACGAGGTATCCAAAACACCATGGAAAAAAGATTTTAAACTGGTCGTCTCGTCCGGAAATGCCTTGTTGGTGAAGAAAAGGTGGAATCCTGGGGACTTTTCGTTCATCTTTGGGGATCAGCTGCTTTTCGAAAGCGGCAGTGCCGAACTGAAACCCAGTGCCTATCCCATCCTCGACAAATTTGCTCGTTTTCTGAACGAAGCGTCGTACACGGCGTACGTGGACGGCCACACCGACAATGTCCCCATAAACAGTCCAGAATTTTCGTCCAACGAGGAGCTGGCCCTGGCCCGAGGCTACGCGGTGCTGAACTATCTGAGCACTCATGGACAGGTCCCCTCCACCAAATTGGCTTTGGCCGGCTATGGTGAGACCCAGCCCTTGGCGGGCAATGACACCCCGGAAGGGCGCCAATTGAACCGTCGCGTGGAAATCATTTTTGAAAAAATCAAGTGA
- a CDS encoding rod-binding protein, producing the protein MTSIRSIDETQPSAAHESFNKQKERLQQACMDFESLLTAQLVKSMRASVFRDEEPDHAMGIYESMLDEGLARVWSHQKSLGIAQWLYQSLEPLVPTNDK; encoded by the coding sequence ATGACATCGATCCGGTCCATCGACGAAACACAGCCCAGCGCGGCGCATGAAAGCTTCAACAAGCAAAAGGAAAGGCTTCAGCAGGCCTGCATGGATTTTGAGAGCCTGCTCACCGCGCAACTGGTCAAGTCCATGCGCGCTTCGGTATTTCGAGATGAAGAACCGGATCACGCCATGGGAATCTACGAATCCATGCTGGACGAAGGGCTGGCGCGGGTGTGGAGTCACCAGAAATCCCTTGGAATCGCTCAGTGGTTGTATCAGTCCCTGGAACCCCTTGTGCCAACTAATGATAAATAG
- a CDS encoding flagellar export chaperone FlgN: MTPSAKGQPLSPETVRDAAQRLLELVQQETQILAQKDYSALWELFPEKERLAHRLVDALRLQSREAQTSGHAVEAATNDHSVRDTLRRIEAINEANGRYMAELLTIHQELLSLLVPQTYDHGAHKALPAIKGCGLETEA; the protein is encoded by the coding sequence ATGACACCAAGCGCGAAAGGTCAACCGCTGAGTCCCGAAACGGTAAGGGACGCGGCGCAACGTCTGCTTGAACTGGTGCAGCAGGAAACGCAGATTCTGGCTCAAAAGGACTACAGCGCTTTGTGGGAGCTATTTCCTGAAAAAGAGAGGCTAGCTCACCGCCTCGTGGACGCCCTTCGCCTTCAGAGCCGGGAAGCCCAGACGTCTGGTCACGCCGTGGAAGCCGCAACCAATGATCACTCGGTGCGGGATACGCTTCGGCGCATCGAAGCCATTAACGAAGCCAACGGCCGCTATATGGCGGAACTGCTTACGATCCACCAGGAACTCCTTTCCCTGCTGGTACCTCAGACCTACGACCATGGGGCGCACAAAGCCCTTCCCGCCATCAAGGGATGTGGCCTCGAGACGGAGGCATAG
- a CDS encoding flagellar hook-basal body protein, producing the protein MRLSPYTSVLGAIQQEKRMEVIANNLANGATPGYRRVGTKFTNFMELETYMHTTQGPVRRTGNPLDVAINGQGYFRIQTDRGERYTRAGNFTIDAQGRLVTPEGWPVLGQGGIIQLESSNVRIDSSGQVFDGDNAVDTLDVVDFGANVRLVHDERNLLMPSDPNAFPMPAQNYTLEQGALEGANFSAVQEMTSMIETLRIFEACQKVMKISHDQDQQLINQLAKS; encoded by the coding sequence ATGCGACTCAGTCCCTACACATCGGTTCTTGGAGCGATTCAGCAGGAAAAACGCATGGAGGTCATCGCCAATAATTTGGCAAACGGGGCCACACCAGGCTATCGCAGGGTGGGGACGAAATTTACAAATTTTATGGAACTTGAAACCTACATGCACACAACTCAAGGACCCGTGCGTCGCACGGGTAATCCCTTGGACGTGGCCATCAACGGTCAAGGCTATTTTCGTATCCAAACGGATCGAGGGGAACGCTACACACGCGCCGGAAATTTCACGATTGACGCCCAAGGCCGTTTGGTCACTCCGGAAGGTTGGCCCGTTCTAGGCCAAGGTGGCATCATTCAGCTGGAAAGTTCGAATGTGCGTATCGACTCCTCGGGTCAAGTCTTTGACGGGGACAATGCAGTGGACACCCTGGACGTGGTGGACTTCGGGGCGAATGTGCGCCTGGTGCACGATGAACGGAATCTGCTCATGCCCTCGGATCCCAATGCCTTTCCCATGCCGGCGCAGAACTACACGCTAGAACAGGGGGCCTTGGAAGGGGCAAATTTTTCCGCCGTCCAGGAAATGACATCCATGATTGAGACCTTGCGCATTTTTGAAGCATGTCAAAAGGTCATGAAGATTTCTCACGATCAAGACCAACAATTGATCAACCAGTTGGCCAAATCCTAA
- the flgK gene encoding flagellar hook-associated protein FlgK — MAGLNAALEIAKNALFNAQVQIQTTSHNVANAENPAYARQKAPTVTQGAILGRAGWIGAGARLDRIVQQRDFFLEGRYLSASSQSAYYETLKRMASAVETYLSDDGETGINAALNEFWNAWNALAQNPEGSAEKALVFECGENLCSNLHQKASQIQQSQKSLLTELQDNLSAINELLEKIRNLNHQIQRSETPTFMANDLRDQRFQVLQELSTYLHFTTAEASGGMLNLFLEDGTPLVLFQEYAAKLTWTGDASSFEVTVQDSGKVVVRFNAADNEVQDGLQGSTGALVAAMGDVDSWKDALDQFAAALVTSFRDLYDDILGTPTSYFFDPAYTTAATIQLTDDPLPSPSNALARSVLLLQTQSLDDLDGLSLSEHLSQLSQDVGLTVTTASSQSVLYDAMTQQLDAQRQNISGVSLDEEMVELIKHQQLYQAAAKIVQQTAEMIQTAIQMV; from the coding sequence ATGGCCGGATTGAACGCCGCCCTGGAAATCGCTAAGAACGCCCTCTTCAACGCACAGGTGCAGATTCAAACCACGTCCCATAATGTGGCCAATGCCGAAAACCCTGCCTATGCCCGCCAGAAAGCGCCAACAGTGACGCAGGGGGCCATTCTGGGACGTGCAGGGTGGATCGGGGCGGGAGCGCGGCTGGATCGCATCGTGCAGCAAAGAGATTTCTTTCTGGAGGGACGGTACCTAAGCGCCTCCTCGCAAAGCGCTTATTACGAAACCCTGAAGCGCATGGCGAGCGCCGTGGAAACTTACCTTTCCGACGATGGAGAGACCGGCATCAACGCCGCCTTGAACGAGTTCTGGAACGCCTGGAACGCTCTGGCCCAAAACCCTGAAGGCTCCGCCGAAAAGGCTTTGGTTTTCGAATGCGGAGAAAACCTTTGCAGCAACCTTCATCAAAAAGCGTCTCAGATTCAACAAAGCCAAAAAAGCCTCCTGACAGAACTACAGGACAACCTGAGCGCCATCAACGAGCTGCTTGAAAAGATTCGAAATTTGAATCATCAGATTCAGCGTTCGGAAACCCCCACGTTCATGGCCAACGACCTTAGAGACCAACGCTTTCAGGTCTTGCAGGAACTTTCCACCTACCTGCATTTCACCACGGCGGAGGCTTCCGGAGGCATGCTGAACCTTTTCCTGGAAGACGGAACGCCTCTGGTTCTTTTTCAGGAGTATGCGGCGAAACTCACCTGGACGGGTGACGCGTCATCTTTTGAGGTGACCGTCCAGGATTCGGGCAAGGTGGTCGTCCGATTCAACGCCGCCGACAATGAGGTGCAAGACGGTTTGCAGGGATCCACCGGAGCCCTGGTCGCGGCCATGGGCGATGTGGATTCCTGGAAGGACGCTCTGGATCAATTCGCCGCCGCTCTCGTCACAAGCTTTCGGGATCTTTACGATGATATCCTTGGAACGCCCACATCCTATTTTTTTGATCCCGCCTACACCACGGCAGCTACGATTCAATTGACGGACGATCCGCTGCCGTCGCCATCCAACGCGCTGGCGCGCTCGGTTCTCTTGCTGCAAACCCAAAGCCTGGACGACCTCGACGGTTTGAGCCTCTCCGAGCATCTCAGCCAGCTCAGCCAGGACGTGGGACTGACCGTGACTACGGCGTCTTCGCAAAGCGTCCTCTACGATGCCATGACCCAGCAGTTGGATGCCCAACGGCAAAACATCTCCGGCGTTTCCCTGGACGAGGAAATGGTGGAACTTATCAAACACCAACAGCTCTACCAAGCGGCCGCAAAGATCGTTCAACAAACCGCGGAAATGATTCAAACGGCTATTCAAATGGTTTGA
- the flgM gene encoding flagellar biosynthesis anti-sigma factor FlgM, producing MDVKKVATYMAHMNQVLENRTVRPEAQPTPESKTAETETVEDRVAFSQEALEMTRSRVRMDRDDLHLDKLEALRRQIQDGTYTVDPQKVAARMLDEII from the coding sequence ATGGATGTCAAAAAAGTAGCCACCTACATGGCCCATATGAACCAGGTTTTAGAAAACCGTACGGTGCGGCCCGAAGCGCAGCCCACTCCTGAATCCAAGACCGCCGAAACCGAAACCGTCGAAGACCGCGTGGCGTTTTCTCAAGAAGCCCTGGAAATGACTCGAAGTCGAGTCCGCATGGACCGTGACGATCTGCACCTGGATAAGCTCGAAGCCCTGCGCCGACAAATTCAGGATGGCACTTACACCGTGGACCCTCAAAAAGTGGCTGCCCGCATGCTCGACGAAATCATATGA
- the flgG gene encoding flagellar basal-body rod protein FlgG, protein MMRSLWTAATGMDAQQLNMDVVAHNLANANTTAFKKSRANFEDLMYQNVIPPGAETGAAGTIPTGIQIGMGVKTASVQKIFTQGNFTETGNQLDLAIEGKGFFKVLRGAEEVYTRAGTFKLDAEGYLVDAEGNRLQPEVSIPREAVTVNIDPQGTLSAFDQNGTLLASANLTLYDFPNPAGLLSLGKNYFAPSDASGEAVEGQPGTEGYGTLLQGFLESANINVVEEMVNMIAGQRAYEANSKVIRTADEMLRIANSVAS, encoded by the coding sequence ATGATGCGAAGTCTCTGGACGGCCGCAACGGGCATGGACGCGCAGCAACTGAACATGGACGTGGTGGCTCATAATCTGGCCAACGCCAACACCACGGCCTTTAAGAAGAGCCGCGCAAACTTTGAGGACCTCATGTACCAGAACGTGATTCCTCCCGGTGCGGAAACGGGAGCCGCCGGAACAATCCCAACCGGCATTCAAATTGGCATGGGCGTCAAGACCGCCTCGGTTCAAAAGATCTTCACCCAGGGAAATTTTACCGAAACGGGAAATCAGTTGGACCTGGCCATTGAGGGCAAGGGGTTCTTTAAGGTGCTTCGAGGGGCGGAAGAGGTCTATACGCGGGCTGGCACCTTCAAGCTGGATGCGGAGGGTTACCTGGTGGATGCGGAAGGAAACCGACTGCAACCGGAGGTGAGCATTCCTCGTGAGGCGGTGACCGTCAACATAGATCCTCAGGGAACTCTCAGCGCCTTTGATCAAAACGGCACACTGCTCGCCTCGGCCAATCTCACCCTGTATGACTTCCCCAACCCGGCAGGATTGCTGAGTCTGGGAAAAAACTATTTTGCGCCTTCAGATGCGTCGGGGGAAGCCGTGGAAGGGCAGCCGGGCACGGAAGGCTATGGCACCTTGCTTCAAGGTTTTCTGGAAAGCGCCAACATCAATGTGGTGGAAGAAATGGTGAACATGATCGCCGGCCAAAGAGCCTACGAAGCCAATTCCAAAGTCATTCGCACGGCGGATGAAATGCTTCGCATCGCCAACAGCGTGGCCTCCTAG
- a CDS encoding flagellar basal body P-ring protein FlgI translates to MKRWCGVAVILGCLLVSLVDNVHGVRIKDVARFMGVRSNALVGYGLVIGLNGTGDNNKTQFTTSTLANFLDRMGIHVDPNSVQVKNVAAVMVTAKLPPFARIGTKLDVQVSSIGDAKSLEGGTLLMTTLQGPDGRVYAVAQGPVSTGGFSTSGASGSSVQKNHPTVGLISQGAIVEREFPVSLDDLDRLDLVLNTPDFSTADQTARAINLALGGPYARAVDGATIQVAVPASYRSDVVGLISQVEALEVNPDTAAKVVINERTGTIVLGEHVRISPVAVAHGNLTVQISEQPTVSQPLPFSQGQTVVTPQSTVQVQEGKGSINVVGGGTTIGEVIKGLNAIGATPRDIITILQAIKAAGALHAELEII, encoded by the coding sequence ATGAAAAGATGGTGCGGGGTTGCAGTCATTCTGGGATGCCTGCTTGTGAGCCTCGTTGACAACGTTCACGGCGTACGGATCAAGGACGTGGCTCGATTCATGGGGGTTCGTTCCAATGCCCTGGTGGGCTACGGACTGGTCATCGGTTTGAACGGCACGGGAGATAACAACAAAACCCAGTTCACCACCAGCACGCTGGCCAATTTTCTCGATCGCATGGGCATTCACGTGGACCCAAACAGTGTCCAGGTCAAGAACGTGGCGGCCGTCATGGTGACGGCCAAACTTCCCCCTTTTGCCCGCATCGGAACCAAGCTTGATGTCCAGGTGTCCTCCATTGGCGATGCCAAGAGCCTGGAAGGGGGCACCCTGCTCATGACCACCCTGCAAGGTCCCGACGGCCGGGTGTACGCCGTGGCCCAGGGCCCGGTTTCCACAGGCGGATTTTCCACGTCTGGAGCCAGCGGCAGTTCGGTGCAAAAAAACCATCCCACCGTAGGTTTGATCTCTCAAGGAGCCATAGTAGAACGGGAATTCCCGGTAAGCCTTGACGACTTGGACCGACTGGATCTGGTTTTGAACACACCGGATTTTTCCACGGCGGATCAGACAGCGCGCGCCATCAACCTGGCGTTGGGTGGACCCTACGCTCGCGCCGTGGACGGGGCCACCATTCAAGTCGCCGTCCCGGCATCTTATCGATCGGACGTGGTGGGTCTCATCTCCCAGGTGGAAGCTTTGGAGGTCAATCCCGATACCGCCGCCAAAGTCGTTATCAACGAACGCACGGGCACCATCGTGCTTGGTGAACATGTGCGCATCTCGCCGGTGGCCGTCGCCCATGGCAACCTTACCGTGCAGATCAGCGAGCAGCCCACCGTTTCTCAGCCCTTGCCCTTCAGTCAGGGCCAAACCGTGGTCACGCCCCAGTCCACCGTGCAGGTTCAAGAAGGCAAGGGGTCCATCAACGTGGTGGGCGGCGGGACCACCATCGGGGAAGTCATCAAAGGTTTGAACGCCATCGGGGCTACACCGCGCGATATCATCACCATTCTTCAGGCCATCAAAGCCGCAGGAGCCCTTCATGCCGAACTCGAAATCATCTAG
- a CDS encoding flagellin N-terminal helical domain-containing protein: protein MRVTLPLMYGTTTRDILNKQDRISRLGRDIASGVRLHNPHDDPAAWAQSLDLQQTLQRMERYQNNLNFAANMLSVADSGLNHMHDLLVRATEIGMAANTPNSAEEKEAFVEELDQILQELAETVSATANGQSVFAGKPVWNETGGQWEWEAARPDEDPLQVALDDAGQTMTVSTDLSELIPKAMNTIEALKTHIDHEDAAGMRAALQDLSDAMEQLRGFSSTVGTRLTSIQRRQDTLAILTAHRQEHLSELRDTDLLDAISSLQTHQIALEAALKSSLVLKDLSLVRYL, encoded by the coding sequence ATGCGCGTGACCCTGCCCTTGATGTATGGCACAACAACTCGAGACATCCTGAACAAACAGGATAGAATCAGCCGCCTCGGCCGAGACATTGCCAGCGGTGTCCGCCTCCATAACCCGCATGATGACCCAGCAGCATGGGCTCAATCCCTGGATTTGCAGCAGACCCTTCAGCGCATGGAAAGGTACCAAAACAACCTGAACTTTGCGGCCAACATGCTTTCCGTGGCCGACAGCGGACTGAACCACATGCATGACCTTTTAGTCCGAGCCACGGAAATCGGCATGGCCGCCAACACGCCCAATTCCGCAGAAGAAAAAGAGGCCTTCGTGGAAGAGCTGGATCAGATTCTTCAGGAGCTGGCCGAAACCGTTTCGGCCACCGCGAACGGTCAAAGCGTTTTTGCGGGAAAGCCTGTCTGGAACGAGACTGGTGGGCAGTGGGAGTGGGAAGCGGCACGGCCTGACGAAGACCCTCTTCAGGTGGCTCTGGACGATGCAGGCCAAACCATGACGGTTTCCACAGATCTTTCCGAACTCATTCCCAAGGCTATGAACACCATCGAAGCCTTGAAAACCCATATCGATCATGAGGACGCCGCGGGCATGCGCGCGGCCTTGCAGGATCTGAGCGACGCCATGGAACAGCTTCGAGGCTTTTCCTCCACGGTGGGGACTCGCCTGACAAGCATCCAACGCCGCCAGGACACCCTCGCCATCCTCACCGCGCACCGCCAAGAACATCTCTCTGAACTTCGGGACACCGATCTTCTCGACGCCATCAGTTCCCTTCAGACCCACCAGATCGCCCTGGAAGCTGCGCTCAAGTCCTCCCTCGTGCTCAAGGACCTGAGCCTCGTACGCTACCTTTAA
- the flgA gene encoding flagellar basal body P-ring formation chaperone FlgA produces the protein MKGFVLALVLFGSLFGGFTAESMAEQAASSMSSTPEPSVIQVRSIVETSEETLTLYDLLDNAHALPPLWIQKFQSISLGPSPSLGSEKAVRTDHLAPYLKKVLTSLGVQTDTVYFSIPERIVLRRKAAVLEAEFIENLYRAYIDDHAPWNASEMEIRDIVISGLASIPDGHVTHEIEAPQNTSFVGVVPVTMHFFVDGQKVRSLRVAGKVLVRRTVLHASQNLRRHTILEPEHVELREITVSEPGKIYATRLEDVVGKRVVRPVRAGQPLEMAFLAKPLCVTSGKPVTILYQEGPLKLSARGESKDNGAQGDWIRVVNLASKKILKVQVLDEDTVLLKP, from the coding sequence ATGAAAGGTTTCGTGTTGGCCCTTGTGCTCTTTGGAAGTCTCTTCGGCGGATTCACGGCGGAGAGCATGGCGGAACAGGCCGCTTCGAGCATGTCTTCAACCCCGGAGCCTTCGGTCATCCAGGTCCGCTCCATTGTGGAAACCTCCGAGGAAACCCTTACGCTGTACGATCTTTTGGACAATGCCCACGCCTTGCCCCCTTTATGGATTCAAAAATTTCAGAGCATTTCTTTGGGACCAAGCCCCTCGTTGGGCTCGGAAAAGGCGGTGCGGACCGACCACCTGGCCCCATATCTCAAGAAAGTGCTCACATCTTTGGGTGTCCAAACGGACACGGTTTACTTCTCCATTCCCGAAAGGATCGTGTTGCGCAGAAAAGCAGCCGTTCTGGAAGCCGAATTCATCGAGAACCTTTACCGCGCCTACATTGACGACCATGCGCCGTGGAACGCTTCAGAGATGGAAATTCGCGACATCGTCATTTCGGGTCTAGCCTCGATTCCCGATGGGCATGTGACCCATGAGATCGAAGCGCCACAGAATACGTCCTTTGTTGGCGTTGTGCCTGTGACCATGCACTTCTTCGTGGACGGGCAAAAGGTTCGGAGTCTCCGCGTGGCCGGAAAAGTTCTCGTGCGCCGCACGGTCCTTCATGCGAGTCAGAATTTACGCCGTCATACAATCCTTGAACCGGAACACGTGGAATTGCGGGAGATCACGGTAAGCGAACCGGGAAAAATCTACGCGACCCGCTTGGAGGATGTGGTGGGCAAGAGGGTTGTTCGCCCTGTACGCGCTGGGCAACCTCTCGAGATGGCATTTTTGGCTAAGCCCTTGTGTGTCACTTCCGGAAAACCCGTCACGATTCTCTACCAAGAAGGTCCCTTGAAACTTTCCGCCAGAGGAGAATCCAAGGACAATGGAGCTCAAGGGGATTGGATTCGTGTGGTGAACCTAGCTTCAAAAAAGATCCTGAAGGTGCAAGTGCTGGATGAAGACACCGTCCTTTTGAAACCGTGA
- a CDS encoding flagellar basal body L-ring protein FlgH, protein MLGLWAWLWIGTVGMWGCATQHTTAGRALEASPPSALSSPAPQQEWGFPSTDPSQPKPVPTGSLWSARQESLFRDIKAHRVGDIVTIMVSEQSKASKQASTSTSRRSAWNGAGNFMGLSTPSKTILEPVNKTGYGLSFDSAFTGKGSTTKADSMTAYMTATVTEILPNGNLVIRGSRWTKVNDELQQIVLEGVVRPMDITRDNTVLSQNIAEAKIFFVGKGPVSRHQKPSLFGQLLDLILPF, encoded by the coding sequence ATGCTGGGCTTGTGGGCTTGGCTGTGGATCGGAACCGTGGGAATGTGGGGATGCGCCACTCAGCACACCACCGCGGGCCGTGCGCTGGAAGCATCGCCCCCATCGGCGCTTTCCTCTCCCGCCCCGCAACAAGAATGGGGGTTCCCTTCCACGGACCCCTCGCAGCCCAAGCCTGTGCCCACAGGATCCTTGTGGAGCGCCCGTCAGGAATCGTTGTTTCGAGACATCAAGGCCCATCGTGTAGGGGATATTGTGACCATTATGGTCAGCGAACAGTCCAAAGCTTCTAAACAGGCCTCCACGTCAACGAGTCGGCGAAGCGCATGGAACGGGGCAGGGAATTTTATGGGACTGAGCACGCCTTCCAAGACGATCCTAGAGCCGGTGAACAAAACCGGGTATGGGCTGAGCTTTGACAGCGCCTTTACCGGAAAAGGCAGCACAACAAAGGCGGATTCCATGACGGCGTACATGACGGCCACGGTCACGGAAATTCTTCCCAACGGCAATCTTGTCATTCGCGGATCCCGATGGACCAAGGTCAACGACGAACTGCAACAGATCGTGCTCGAAGGGGTGGTGCGCCCCATGGACATCACGCGAGACAACACGGTGCTGTCACAAAACATTGCCGAAGCCAAAATCTTTTTTGTGGGAAAAGGACCCGTAAGCCGTCATCAAAAGCCCAGTCTATTTGGTCAGCTTCTGGACCTGATCTTGCCTTTTTAA